One window of the Candidatus Jettenia sp. genome contains the following:
- a CDS encoding DUF4231 domain-containing protein, which translates to MLRQNYRNFLAQDMNAIIETLPLSDLQKHFLRSRWLNHVLWMEGKANEAHSRYYILRLITIVGGVIIPTLVSLNIIGAAVSPVRWGTLGLGLLVAVSIAIEEFFHFGERWRHYRKTVEWLKIEGWQFFQLGGPYQNYLDHIDAYPVFANRVESIIQRDVEVYITEIVHEKKEEKLNNSITPNKINKLDIAIQKRIES; encoded by the coding sequence ATGCTACGACAAAACTATCGTAACTTTTTGGCACAAGATATGAATGCAATTATTGAGACGCTTCCACTGTCCGATTTACAAAAACATTTTCTTCGATCACGCTGGCTGAATCATGTGCTGTGGATGGAAGGCAAGGCAAATGAAGCTCATAGTCGATATTATATCCTGCGCCTGATTACCATTGTTGGAGGTGTAATCATTCCTACCCTGGTAAGTTTAAATATTATTGGCGCCGCAGTTTCACCTGTTAGATGGGGTACATTGGGTCTTGGTTTGCTCGTAGCCGTCAGTATTGCAATAGAAGAATTCTTCCACTTTGGAGAACGCTGGCGCCACTATCGTAAAACAGTAGAATGGTTGAAGATAGAAGGCTGGCAATTTTTTCAATTAGGCGGCCCTTACCAAAATTACTTAGATCATATTGATGCATATCCCGTTTTTGCCAACCGTGTGGAATCTATCATTCAACGGGATGTTGAGGTGTATATCACTGAAATAGTACATGAAAAAAAAGAGGAAAAGCTCAATAATTCCATAACTCCAAACAAGATAAATAAGTTAGATATCGCCATTCAAAAAAGAATTGAATCCTGA
- a CDS encoding nicotinamide-nucleotide amidohydrolase family protein: MITAEIITIGTEIVLGQIADTNAPYIAKALTEKGIQVQFRTSVSDDRELLKSALKIARERVNLIITTGGLGLTASDVTREVVSEFFGVRLVHNKDACIHIQRFMEERQAHFMDEHDRQTLVPEGALVITNDNGTATGFALHHNDKEIVSLPGVHTEMKSMLNKYLEVYAFDKREEGCIVSRDLHTFGIRESVVADRVKKCILQYQILKNIANNSSHRKAGQKLPHDTRVSQGHVQSMTLVHDGVVTIELLATAGKREDAVSLLDRAETDIRMELGDAVFGVGDETLEYTVTALLRKYCKTIAIAESCTGGLVSDKLTNIPGISEFFLEGVVAYSNKAKVDILGVPRELILEYGAVSPQVAKAMAEGVRKRASANIGIGITGIAGPTGGTKEKPVGLVYIGIVTDNHAEVKKCQFRGSRVDVKKFSANTSLNMTRLQLLHQDSILF, encoded by the coding sequence ATGATAACAGCAGAGATTATTACGATAGGAACGGAAATCGTATTAGGGCAAATTGCAGATACAAATGCTCCCTATATTGCAAAAGCATTAACAGAAAAAGGAATTCAAGTACAATTCCGGACATCGGTAAGCGATGATAGAGAATTGTTGAAGTCTGCCCTGAAGATTGCCAGAGAACGGGTGAATTTAATAATTACGACAGGGGGGTTAGGTCTTACAGCAAGTGATGTGACCCGTGAAGTTGTATCAGAATTTTTTGGTGTTCGCCTGGTACATAACAAAGACGCCTGTATACATATTCAGAGGTTTATGGAAGAACGCCAGGCTCATTTCATGGATGAGCATGATAGGCAGACGCTCGTTCCTGAAGGTGCGTTGGTAATAACCAATGATAATGGAACTGCCACAGGATTTGCTCTTCATCATAACGATAAGGAAATTGTTTCTTTGCCCGGAGTTCACACAGAAATGAAGTCCATGTTAAATAAATATTTGGAGGTTTACGCATTCGACAAAAGAGAAGAAGGATGTATCGTATCAAGAGATTTACATACCTTCGGCATCCGTGAATCTGTTGTGGCAGATAGAGTAAAAAAATGTATATTGCAATATCAAATTCTCAAAAACATTGCGAATAACTCTTCTCATAGAAAAGCAGGGCAGAAGCTACCGCATGATACTAGAGTAAGCCAGGGGCACGTGCAGTCAATGACATTAGTACACGATGGTGTTGTAACCATCGAACTCCTTGCAACTGCAGGAAAAAGGGAAGATGCTGTAAGTCTTCTGGACAGGGCAGAGACAGACATCCGAATGGAATTGGGTGATGCAGTATTTGGAGTGGGCGATGAAACACTTGAGTACACGGTTACTGCACTTCTCAGAAAGTATTGCAAAACAATTGCCATTGCAGAGTCCTGTACCGGTGGATTAGTTTCTGATAAGCTTACAAACATACCTGGTATTTCAGAGTTTTTTTTGGAAGGTGTTGTTGCTTATAGCAATAAGGCAAAGGTTGATATATTAGGTGTGCCCAGGGAACTTATTTTGGAGTATGGTGCTGTAAGTCCACAAGTAGCAAAGGCTATGGCCGAAGGTGTAAGAAAGAGAGCCTCAGCAAACATTGGCATCGGAATCACCGGTATTGCCGGTCCTACCGGTGGGACAAAAGAAAAACCGGTAGGTTTAGTCTATATTGGTATTGTTACAGATAATCATGCTGAGGTAAAAAAATGCCAATTCAGAGGCTCTCGGGTCGATGTTAAAAAATTCTCGGCAAATACTTCTTTAAACATGACAAGACTTCAATTGTTACATCAGGATTCAATTCTTTTTTGA
- the uvrC gene encoding excinuclease ABC subunit UvrC: protein MKLQNKLKKIPVSPGVYLMMDAKHEVIYVGKAKNLRNRVRSYFRKSTDNRLYTEHLVQTIADIDFVLTETEKEALILENNLIKQFKPKFNIDLRDNKTFISIKLDVNDTFPYPRVVRQIEDNDAMYFGPYASTRAVRETLRYINETIPIRKCPDSVLKKRTRPCLYYQIHKCMGPCCGLVDEETYRGLIDQVVLILKGKHEDLIDILRKQMYEESKAMQYEKAAKIRDRIRDIEETVEKQKIHSMNFVDRDVFGYYMNGNEVYIQAMFIRAGNMEDVSSYHFSSRHTTIREIFRSFLNQFYSQTRFIPSEVIIPTESEDAELLEEWLSERKGKRVVVICPHRGEKMRLVEMAQKNAENAWLVSQVHSRDFTRTLHALKETLRLQQIPERIECFDISNTFGKQAVGSMVTFEQGKPNKSRYKRFRIKTVGKIDDYAMMHEVLTRRYKRAIEEGDLPHLIVVDGGKGQLGVALKVFEELAIGNVDLIALAKGKTASNVSGEKTGEQVFVPYMPEPIMLSPSSSELLFLDKIRDEAHRFAITYHRKLRAKEYYKSPLDEISGVGAARKKALMRCFGSIEGIRNATVEQLIEISKLPPMVAHAIFHHFHKSEEAISHE, encoded by the coding sequence GTGAAATTGCAGAATAAGCTAAAGAAGATTCCCGTTTCACCGGGTGTTTATCTTATGATGGATGCTAAACACGAGGTAATTTATGTGGGGAAAGCCAAGAATTTGAGAAATCGGGTGAGAAGTTATTTTCGTAAGAGTACAGACAATAGGTTATACACAGAGCATCTAGTACAAACTATTGCAGATATTGATTTTGTGCTTACCGAAACAGAAAAAGAGGCGCTTATTCTTGAAAATAACCTGATTAAACAATTTAAACCAAAATTTAATATTGATCTCCGTGATAATAAGACCTTTATAAGTATCAAACTCGATGTTAATGATACATTTCCGTACCCCAGGGTAGTACGCCAAATTGAGGATAATGATGCAATGTATTTCGGGCCATATGCTTCTACGAGGGCTGTAAGGGAGACATTGCGGTATATTAACGAAACCATTCCTATTCGCAAATGTCCTGATAGTGTATTAAAAAAGAGGACCAGGCCATGCCTTTACTATCAGATTCATAAATGCATGGGACCATGTTGTGGTCTTGTAGATGAGGAAACATATCGTGGCCTGATCGATCAGGTAGTCCTGATCTTAAAAGGGAAACATGAAGACCTTATCGATATACTGAGAAAGCAGATGTATGAGGAATCCAAAGCTATGCAGTACGAGAAGGCTGCAAAGATACGTGACCGTATTCGGGATATTGAGGAAACGGTGGAGAAGCAGAAAATCCATTCCATGAATTTTGTAGACCGTGATGTTTTTGGGTATTATATGAATGGAAATGAGGTGTATATTCAGGCCATGTTTATCAGGGCGGGTAATATGGAAGATGTATCCTCTTATCATTTTTCTTCAAGACATACTACCATCAGAGAGATATTCAGATCTTTTCTGAATCAATTTTACAGCCAGACAAGATTTATACCTTCTGAAGTAATTATTCCTACAGAATCTGAAGATGCGGAGTTGCTTGAGGAATGGCTTAGTGAAAGGAAGGGTAAAAGAGTGGTGGTTATATGCCCTCATCGGGGTGAGAAGATGCGTCTTGTTGAAATGGCACAGAAGAATGCTGAAAATGCGTGGCTGGTATCTCAGGTTCATAGCAGAGATTTTACCAGGACATTACATGCCCTGAAAGAAACCCTCAGGTTACAACAAATACCGGAACGTATAGAGTGTTTTGATATTTCCAATACCTTTGGTAAACAGGCGGTAGGGTCTATGGTTACTTTTGAACAGGGAAAGCCAAACAAATCCCGGTATAAACGGTTCAGGATTAAAACAGTAGGCAAGATCGACGATTATGCTATGATGCACGAGGTGCTAACGAGAAGGTATAAGAGGGCTATAGAAGAAGGCGACTTGCCTCATTTAATCGTGGTAGATGGCGGCAAGGGCCAATTGGGTGTTGCCTTAAAGGTGTTTGAGGAACTGGCAATTGGTAATGTTGATTTAATTGCTCTTGCCAAAGGCAAAACAGCAAGCAATGTGTCAGGAGAAAAGACCGGGGAACAGGTTTTTGTTCCTTATATGCCAGAACCCATCATGCTCAGTCCATCCTCATCTGAACTCTTATTTCTTGATAAAATTCGAGATGAGGCCCATCGCTTTGCTATTACCTATCATAGAAAACTGCGAGCTAAAGAATACTATAAATCACCCCTTGATGAGATTTCCGGAGTTGGAGCTGCACGTAAAAAGGCTTTAATGAGGTGTTTTGGAAGCATTGAAGGTATACGAAACGCCACGGTTGAGCAATTAATCGAAATTAGCAAACTCCCACCCATGGTTGCACATGCAATATTTCATCATTTTCATAAATCGGAAGAGGCAATTAGCCACGAATGA
- the murQ gene encoding N-acetylmuramic acid 6-phosphate etherase, whose amino-acid sequence MVNIKDRSQLLTEQRNPRTTDIDCKTTLEIIDIINAEDAKVFTAIHRERKHIAKAADLIVDAFKAGGRLIYVGSGTSGRLGILDAAECPPTFGTNPHMITGIIAGGEKAVFQSIEGAEDLPEDGAHDIQLKEVNHRDVVVGITTGGTTPYVMGALFEAKKRNAKTIFLCCNPETMPNFDIDVIIRPIVGPEVIAGSTRMKAGTVTKLILNMLTTTAMIKMGKVYENLMIDLRILNAKLADRAERIIMTVTGIGREDAKKLLEAAFGNVKVAIVMQKLTLDYAEAKKRLDAQDGFVRKVLEKY is encoded by the coding sequence ATGGTAAATATCAAGGATCGTTCCCAACTATTAACTGAACAGCGTAATCCCCGCACTACCGATATTGACTGCAAAACTACCCTGGAAATCATCGATATAATTAATGCCGAAGATGCAAAGGTCTTTACGGCCATCCACAGAGAACGGAAACATATCGCAAAGGCTGCTGACCTGATCGTTGATGCCTTTAAAGCTGGTGGCAGGCTTATATACGTTGGCTCAGGAACCAGCGGAAGACTTGGTATATTAGATGCAGCCGAGTGTCCTCCCACCTTTGGCACTAATCCTCATATGATTACCGGCATCATTGCAGGTGGTGAGAAGGCAGTATTTCAATCGATAGAAGGCGCCGAGGATTTACCCGAAGATGGTGCACATGATATTCAACTAAAAGAGGTAAACCATCGGGATGTTGTTGTTGGCATTACCACGGGAGGTACAACCCCGTATGTTATGGGCGCCCTTTTCGAAGCAAAAAAACGCAATGCAAAAACAATCTTTTTGTGCTGCAATCCGGAGACTATGCCGAACTTCGATATTGATGTCATTATCAGACCAATAGTAGGACCTGAGGTCATAGCAGGGTCTACCCGGATGAAGGCTGGTACGGTTACAAAGCTCATATTAAATATGCTAACCACAACAGCCATGATTAAGATGGGAAAGGTCTATGAAAATCTTATGATAGATTTACGGATTCTCAACGCAAAACTTGCTGATCGTGCAGAACGTATTATCATGACCGTTACTGGTATCGGTCGGGAAGATGCCAAAAAATTGTTAGAAGCCGCCTTTGGTAACGTAAAAGTTGCTATTGTTATGCAAAAACTTACTCTTGACTATGCAGAAGCAAAAAAAAGATTAGATGCTCAGGATGGTTTTGTAAGAAAAGTTTTAGAAAAATACTAG
- a CDS encoding DUF3568 domain-containing protein, translating to MNQKNLLLIILLGIIVSSSSGCVALLVGGGAGAGTIAYLKGDLRSLEEASLERVWEAAQKAIQELEFVVTSKQKDIFSAKFTAHGAQDKKVTVDLKKISDNLTEIKIRVGIFGDESLSRLLLERVRKHL from the coding sequence GTGAATCAAAAGAATTTATTGCTTATTATCTTACTTGGCATTATTGTATCATCCAGCAGCGGATGTGTTGCCCTCTTAGTTGGTGGAGGTGCTGGTGCCGGGACGATTGCATATTTAAAGGGTGATTTAAGATCTCTTGAAGAAGCATCGCTTGAGAGAGTTTGGGAAGCAGCACAAAAGGCCATACAAGAGTTGGAATTCGTCGTAACGAGCAAACAAAAAGACATCTTCTCTGCCAAATTTACTGCACATGGAGCACAAGATAAGAAGGTTACGGTTGATTTGAAAAAAATATCAGATAATTTAACGGAAATTAAAATTCGCGTAGGAATTTTTGGAGATGAATCGCTCTCCCGGTTACTGTTAGAAAGAGTAAGGAAACACCTTTGA
- a CDS encoding DUF3568 domain-containing protein produces the protein MPKKLPFIILLGIVLLSGGGCAALRGGGAAAGTVAYVMGELKSMEEASLERTWEAAQKTMEDLEFIVTSKQKDVLTARLIARGANDKKIVIQLKKVSEDLTEVRIRVGTFGDESLSRQILERLKKNLGIGSDAAAAGTAAYTLGELRSMEQVSLDRTWQAAQKAVEDLEYTVTSREKDALAANLIARGAGDKKIEINLRKVSEEMTEVKIRVGTFGDESLSRLVLKRIKKNLFF, from the coding sequence ATGCCGAAGAAATTGCCCTTCATTATATTGCTTGGAATCGTTCTGCTCTCTGGTGGCGGATGTGCAGCTCTGAGAGGCGGAGGCGCTGCAGCCGGAACAGTTGCATATGTCATGGGTGAGTTGAAGTCCATGGAAGAAGCATCATTAGAGAGAACCTGGGAAGCCGCCCAGAAAACTATGGAAGATTTGGAATTTATCGTAACAAGCAAACAAAAGGATGTATTAACAGCCAGGCTCATAGCGCGCGGAGCAAACGATAAGAAAATTGTGATACAACTCAAGAAGGTATCAGAAGATTTAACGGAAGTGAGAATCCGTGTCGGAACTTTTGGGGACGAATCGCTTTCCCGCCAGATCCTGGAGAGATTAAAGAAAAATCTTGGTATAGGCAGTGATGCCGCCGCCGCCGGAACAGCTGCATATACACTCGGTGAATTACGGTCGATGGAACAGGTATCTCTGGACAGGACCTGGCAAGCCGCACAGAAAGCCGTAGAAGACCTGGAATACACGGTAACAAGCAGAGAAAAAGATGCATTAGCTGCCAATTTGATTGCGCGTGGGGCGGGTGACAAAAAGATTGAAATTAATCTCAGGAAGGTATCAGAAGAAATGACGGAAGTGAAAATCCGTGTCGGAACTTTTGGGGATGAATCGCTTTCCCGTTTAGTTTTAAAGAGGATAAAAAAGAACCTGTTTTTTTAA
- a CDS encoding DUF1328 domain-containing protein, producing the protein MLYWAIVFFIISIIAGVFGFGGIAAATAGIAQILFYIFIAVFVVMLILSLVRRQPRV; encoded by the coding sequence ATGCTTTACTGGGCCATTGTTTTTTTTATTATCTCTATTATTGCTGGTGTTTTTGGATTTGGCGGTATTGCAGCGGCAACCGCAGGTATTGCTCAAATCCTGTTTTACATCTTTATTGCAGTCTTTGTTGTTATGTTGATTCTTAGTTTGGTACGCCGCCAGCCAAGAGTATAA
- a CDS encoding CapA family protein codes for MKFLFTGDVMLGRFVNEILQEELPTHPWGNTLPIFWDADVRICNLECVISNRGNPWTITPKVFHFRSDAKNIEVLKAAGIHIVSLANNHTLDYEYEAMFEMLKILDTAGIRHAGAGINRNEASRPAFLEIGGMKIGFIAFTDNESDWEATEEKPGIFYVPVDTEDNRAKRLFEIISSTKKEVQVLVISAHWGPNWRNRPQPHHISFGHTLIDAGADIVFGHSCHVFQGIEIYLGKPIIYSAGDFIDDYAVDEIERNDESFIFTVEVRDSRIYMLRLYPTIISDFQATLAKQIDAKRILLKMQRLCAKFNTSIRNNEKWRYGDILI; via the coding sequence ATGAAATTTCTTTTCACCGGTGATGTAATGCTTGGCCGATTCGTTAACGAAATATTACAGGAAGAATTGCCGACTCATCCATGGGGCAATACGTTACCAATTTTTTGGGATGCTGATGTACGGATTTGCAATCTTGAATGTGTGATCTCCAACCGGGGTAATCCATGGACTATAACCCCCAAGGTTTTCCATTTCAGGTCAGATGCCAAAAATATTGAAGTATTGAAAGCTGCCGGAATACATATTGTTTCTTTGGCTAATAACCATACCCTGGATTATGAATATGAAGCGATGTTTGAGATGTTGAAGATTTTAGATACTGCAGGTATTCGTCATGCTGGCGCCGGCATCAATAGAAATGAGGCATCACGGCCAGCATTTCTTGAGATAGGGGGAATGAAGATAGGATTTATTGCCTTTACTGATAATGAGTCAGACTGGGAAGCAACGGAAGAAAAGCCAGGGATTTTTTATGTTCCTGTCGATACTGAAGATAACCGGGCAAAGAGACTCTTTGAGATTATCAGCAGCACGAAAAAAGAGGTACAGGTCTTAGTTATCTCGGCTCATTGGGGACCAAATTGGAGAAATCGGCCTCAACCTCACCATATTTCTTTTGGCCATACATTAATTGATGCTGGTGCTGATATCGTCTTTGGTCATTCCTGTCACGTTTTTCAAGGTATAGAGATATATCTTGGCAAGCCGATCATCTACAGTGCTGGTGATTTTATCGATGATTATGCAGTTGATGAGATAGAGCGTAATGATGAGTCTTTTATTTTTACCGTTGAGGTCCGTGATTCCCGAATTTACATGCTTCGGCTTTACCCAACGATTATCAGTGATTTTCAGGCAACGTTAGCAAAGCAGATTGATGCAAAAAGAATACTATTAAAAATGCAGCGGCTGTGTGCCAAATTTAACACATCAATCCGAAACAATGAAAAATGGCGGTATGGCGATATTTTAATTTAA
- a CDS encoding dienelactone hydrolase family protein: MNQSITIEKHEKEVEILADTVRLQGILGLPLRTKGVVIFAHGSGSGRFSPRNNFVARVLQDAGIATLLVDLLEESEAMDRQKVFDIDLLAGRLLANTHWVQEQSEMKDMRIGFFGASTGAGAALQAAAREPNKIAAVVSRGGRPDLAMEHLSRVQAPTLLIAGGDDKPVIPLNEAAYIRLRCPKELVIIPGATHLFEEPGALEKVAQLARDWFIKNFLLEI; encoded by the coding sequence ATGAATCAATCAATAACCATAGAAAAGCACGAAAAGGAGGTTGAGATCCTTGCAGATACTGTACGCCTCCAGGGTATTTTGGGTTTACCTCTCCGGACCAAAGGAGTAGTTATATTTGCTCATGGCAGCGGGAGTGGTCGTTTCAGTCCCCGAAATAATTTCGTTGCGCGGGTTCTCCAGGATGCGGGTATTGCTACATTACTGGTAGACCTGTTAGAGGAATCGGAGGCTATGGACCGCCAAAAGGTTTTTGACATAGATCTTCTCGCTGGACGTCTTTTAGCCAATACACATTGGGTACAGGAGCAGTCAGAGATGAAAGATATGAGGATAGGTTTTTTTGGAGCAAGTACCGGTGCTGGTGCAGCGCTTCAGGCAGCAGCGCGTGAGCCGAATAAGATTGCGGCTGTAGTTTCCCGCGGAGGGCGTCCTGATCTTGCCATGGAGCATCTGTCACGTGTTCAGGCGCCTACCTTGCTTATTGCAGGGGGTGATGATAAACCGGTTATCCCTCTGAATGAGGCAGCATATATACGGTTGAGGTGTCCCAAAGAACTTGTTATCATCCCGGGCGCTACTCATCTTTTTGAAGAACCCGGTGCGTTGGAAAAAGTTGCACAATTAGCGCGGGATTGGTTTATCAAAAATTTTCTTCTGGAAATATAA
- a CDS encoding phosphoribosyltransferase, with protein sequence MKNIIFKDRRDAGSRLADELTKRGYRNQPFMVLGIPRGGIVVADEIAEALSAPLDVVIVRKIRAPYQPELGIGAVVDGDNISIINEELVRAVGASQEYLRSEIAYQREEIERRLQLYRAGRPSPEITGRKIIVVDDGIATGYTFRAALEGLRRRNPATLIAAVPVAAQGSLDILYDFADEIICLSIPDSFIAVGAWYLDFNQVSDEEAIEILHRNWAKFKPQKPVNA encoded by the coding sequence ATGAAAAATATCATTTTTAAAGATCGGCGTGATGCAGGGAGCCGGCTTGCTGATGAACTTACAAAACGTGGATACCGCAATCAACCGTTCATGGTATTGGGTATTCCACGCGGGGGAATTGTAGTTGCTGATGAGATCGCCGAAGCACTGTCCGCTCCGCTTGATGTAGTTATTGTCCGTAAAATCCGGGCTCCCTATCAGCCTGAATTGGGTATTGGCGCTGTAGTGGACGGTGACAATATCAGTATTATTAATGAGGAGTTGGTTCGTGCTGTAGGCGCCTCACAAGAATATCTAAGAAGCGAGATAGCCTATCAGCGGGAAGAGATTGAACGGCGGCTGCAGTTGTATCGGGCTGGTCGGCCGTCTCCGGAAATTACCGGAAGGAAAATTATTGTCGTTGACGATGGTATTGCAACGGGTTATACATTTCGTGCGGCATTAGAAGGTCTCCGCCGGCGTAATCCTGCAACGTTAATCGCTGCAGTGCCTGTTGCTGCTCAGGGGAGTTTGGATATACTGTATGATTTTGCAGATGAAATAATTTGTCTCAGCATTCCGGATTCATTTATTGCCGTAGGTGCGTGGTACCTCGACTTTAATCAGGTAAGTGATGAGGAAGCTATTGAAATTCTTCATCGTAACTGGGCTAAGTTCAAGCCTCAGAAACCGGTGAATGCCTGA
- a CDS encoding ABC transporter permease, which translates to MNFIALKMLVGNRAKYLGIIIGLTFASLLITQQAAIFLGLMTRTYSFLTDTSLPDIWVVDPKIQFVDDLKPLKETESLRVRSVEGVAWAVPMYKGLLKARLPNGTFQTCNFIGLDDETLIGGPPEMLQGRLADLRRSDAVIVDIVGATGKLATVLPDGRRIPLKIGDTMELNDHRAVVVGICRVQRTFQSQPVVYTTFSRATIFAPRERKLMSFILVKAKPGQDFHELCQRIRQITGLAAYTREDFITLTVRYYMKYTGIPINFGITVVLGFIVGIAIAGQTFHNFTLDNLRYFGTLKAMGASDGMLLRMIMLQATMVGCIGYGLGVGAASALGFMSGSTELSFQLPWQLLLFSAIAVTLICVASAALSMLKVIRLEPAIVFKS; encoded by the coding sequence ATGAATTTTATTGCATTAAAAATGCTTGTCGGAAATCGGGCTAAATATCTGGGCATTATTATTGGATTAACCTTTGCATCCTTGCTCATTACCCAACAAGCAGCAATCTTTCTGGGATTGATGACACGAACGTACAGCTTCCTGACGGATACGTCACTTCCCGACATATGGGTGGTAGACCCAAAAATACAATTCGTTGACGATCTCAAACCGTTAAAAGAAACGGAATCACTTCGCGTTCGGAGCGTGGAAGGCGTTGCATGGGCGGTCCCGATGTATAAAGGGCTGCTGAAGGCCCGACTTCCCAACGGAACTTTTCAAACATGTAATTTTATTGGTCTTGACGATGAGACGTTAATCGGTGGTCCGCCGGAAATGCTGCAGGGACGGTTAGCAGACCTCCGCCGCAGTGATGCCGTTATTGTTGATATTGTCGGTGCTACCGGCAAGCTGGCAACCGTTTTACCGGATGGGAGGCGTATACCCCTGAAAATTGGCGATACTATGGAACTGAACGACCATCGCGCTGTCGTTGTTGGTATTTGCCGGGTACAGAGAACTTTTCAGTCGCAGCCGGTTGTTTATACTACCTTCTCACGGGCAACTATCTTTGCACCCCGTGAGCGTAAACTGATGTCATTCATACTGGTGAAAGCAAAACCAGGGCAAGATTTTCATGAATTATGCCAGCGTATCCGGCAGATAACTGGTCTGGCTGCATATACACGGGAAGATTTCATAACGCTTACCGTCCGGTATTACATGAAATACACCGGTATCCCTATTAATTTTGGGATTACGGTTGTGCTCGGTTTCATAGTCGGTATTGCCATCGCAGGACAGACATTTCACAACTTTACCCTTGATAACCTTCGTTATTTTGGAACACTAAAGGCAATGGGCGCTTCGGATGGTATGCTGTTGCGAATGATCATGCTACAGGCAACTATGGTTGGCTGTATCGGATATGGGCTTGGGGTCGGAGCCGCTTCGGCTTTAGGTTTCATGTCAGGCAGCACAGAACTCTCTTTCCAACTGCCGTGGCAGCTCCTGCTTTTTAGCGCGATTGCCGTTACTTTGATTTGTGTTGCTTCAGCAGCACTGAGTATGCTGAAAGTAATACGATTGGAACCGGCAATTGTATTTAAGAGCTAA
- a CDS encoding ABC transporter ATP-binding protein, with amino-acid sequence MKNKNPIAVRCKGITKTYGTGDTQVHALSGVNLEVHTGEHMMLVGPSGSGKTTLISIIAGVLDRDGGECVVFDHDFAHMNRYEKTRYRGQNIGFVFQLFNLIPSLSAAENVAVPLLINGVRRREAIDRAREILSRVGLGNRTFSLPEELSGGQQQRVAIARAIVHNPRLIVCDEPTSALDHETGHKVMELLCQVAVGTDRVLIVVTHDARIFEFANRIAKMDDGHIISVTNTLRYVSDEKKELGDSHD; translated from the coding sequence ATGAAGAATAAAAATCCTATTGCAGTTCGTTGCAAAGGCATTACTAAAACCTATGGAACTGGAGACACACAGGTGCATGCCCTGAGCGGTGTAAATCTGGAAGTCCACACAGGTGAACATATGATGCTCGTTGGTCCTTCAGGCAGTGGCAAGACCACATTGATCTCTATTATTGCAGGTGTCCTCGATCGGGATGGTGGCGAATGTGTGGTATTTGACCATGATTTTGCCCATATGAATCGTTATGAGAAAACGAGGTACCGTGGACAAAACATCGGGTTTGTCTTCCAATTGTTCAATCTCATCCCGTCTCTGTCAGCAGCTGAAAACGTTGCTGTACCCCTGTTAATCAACGGAGTCAGGAGGCGCGAGGCAATTGACAGGGCGCGGGAAATTCTTAGCCGCGTTGGACTGGGAAACCGTACGTTCTCCCTGCCGGAAGAACTATCAGGCGGTCAGCAGCAGAGGGTCGCTATTGCACGGGCAATTGTGCATAATCCAAGACTTATCGTTTGTGACGAGCCTACAAGTGCGCTTGATCACGAAACTGGACACAAGGTCATGGAGCTTTTATGTCAGGTGGCAGTTGGCACAGATCGCGTGTTAATCGTCGTTACCCATGATGCGCGCATTTTCGAATTCGCCAACCGTATTGCCAAAATGGATGACGGTCACATTATTTCGGTAACAAATACACTCCGTTATGTATCGGATGAAAAAAAAGAATTAGGAGATTCCCATGATTAG